A window of the Scyliorhinus torazame isolate Kashiwa2021f chromosome 12, sScyTor2.1, whole genome shotgun sequence genome harbors these coding sequences:
- the tbl2 gene encoding transducin beta-like protein 2, whose protein sequence is MEPFVILAVSLLLGALIFFISAAVTGSRRAVPQDSNGSTVNEEDSKVSNGESDRNTASKKQKLQRPRKEKLQQHVFAHPLLATSLKSHSGNVSCLDFSSNGKYLASCADDRTVRIWSTKDFLEHDHRCVRANVELDHATHVCFSPDSRAFITWLANEETIRVFKMIKKDDGSFTFTAASEDFPKKHKAPIVNIGIAETGKFIMSASNDTTILIWDLKGELLATINTNQMNNAYATVSPCGRFVASCGFTPDVKVWEVCFTKSGTFREVLRAFDLKGHSAGIYSFAFSNDSRRMATVSKDGTWKLWDTDVEYKQQQDPYLLYTMKCNVSDPCRIALSPDARVVAISSGFSISVHSAKTGKQEEEFLNVHGEEIADLAFDINSRFLVSCGDRAIRIFHNVVGYRAVIEEMEGRLKKATNEAMRERLQQQVDDAQSALEAVCTKKE, encoded by the exons ATGGAGCCGTTCGTTATCCTTGCCGTGTCGTTGCTCCTGGGGGCGCTCATTTTCTTCATCTCGGCAGCGGTGACCGGATCGCGGAGGGCCGTGCCGCAGGACAGCAACGGCAGCACCGTCAATGAGG AGGACAGTAAAGTCAgtaatggtgagagtgacagaaacACAGCATCGAAGAAGCAAAAGTTGCAGCGTCCACGTAAAGAAAAGTTGCAGCAACATGTGTTTGCCCACCCACTGCTGGCCACTTCACTAAAG AGTCACAGTGGGAATGTCAGCTGCCTTGACTTCAGTAGTAATGGGAAGTACCTGGCTTCCTGTGCCGATGACCGTACAGTGCGAATTTGGAGTACAAAAGATTTTCTTGAGCATGACCATCGTTGTGTGCGAGCTAACGTTGAACTTGATCATGCCACACATGTGTGCTTCAGCCCTGACTCCAG AGCCTTCATCACGTGGCTAGCAAATGAAGAAACAATCCGGGTTTTTAAAATGATCAAAAAGGATGATGGTTCATTCACATTCACCGCCGCATCTGAAGACTTCCCAAAGAAGCATAAAGCTCCCATTGTGAACATCGGAATTGCGGAAACAG GAAAGTTCATTATGTCTGCATCAAATGACACTACCATCCTGATCTGGGACCTGAAAGGAGAGCTTCTAGCTACAATTAACACTAACCAGATGAACAATGCATAtgccacagtgtctccttgtggaaG GTTTGTGGCTTCTTGTGGCTTTACGCCGGATGTGAAAGTTTGGGAAGTCTGTTTTACCAAATCGGGTACGTTCCGGGAGGTGCTGAGGGCCTTTGATCTAAAGGGTCATTCAGCTGGCATATACTCGTTTGCTTTTTCCAATGACTCCAGAAG AATGGCAACAGTTTCTAAAGATGGCACCTGGAAGCTGTGGGACACTGATGTTGAGTACAAGCAGCAGCAGGACCCCTACTTGCTGTACACTATGAAATGCAATGTCTCTGATCCCTGCCGAATCGCTCTTTCTCCTGATGCCAGGGTGGTAGCTATCTCCAGTGGCTTCAGCATCTCAGTGCACAGTGCCAAGACGGGCAAGCAGGAGGAAGAATTTTTAAATGTGCacggggaggagattgctgacttGGCATTTGACATCAACAGTAGGTTTTTGGTGTCATGCGGTGACCGTGCAATCCGTATCTTCCACAACGTGGTGGGATACCGTGCGGTTATTGAAGAGATGGAAGGCAGGCTAAAGAAAGCAACGAATGAAGCAATGCGAGAGAGATTGCAGCAGCAGGTTGATGATGCACAGAGCGCTTTAGAGGCGGTGTGTACAAAGAAAGAATAA